The nucleotide sequence TGAAAGAAATTCATTTCCTCATGAAGCTTCCGGACAGTGAACCAGTGAAGCAGAGAAAGGTTACAGCAAGTTTACTCATGAAAATACGCCTGGGCATACATTACCTTAGTGTGATTGGAAACTCATTGAGCTTGTACAAGAGTAATCAGATGCAAAGTAATACTCCAATTTTACTGTATAAAGCTAGCTTGCTGGTGCCTGCATAGATTGTGCAAGTAAGAAGGAGCGACAGATCATTAACTTCTAACAGGGTACAGACCCAGCGCTCAAGGCTTCAGAATGAGTAACAAGGAGCAGCAAATTACTGTAACTTCTAACACGGTTCCATCATAGTGAATCAGAACTGTTTTCAAACCACAAAGAAAATGTATAAAGCCACTTGAAACTTTCTAAATATTTACCAGAGAAACGCTCCTCGCACTGACATCTAATAGTTATGCCAATGAAAAAAGGAAGGATATATATCTGCAATGCCAAAGACAAGCCCGAAATGGaaaaaataaagtgaaagtttaACAGTCAACTGCTTCTAGCATGTACAGGTTATTTTGCAGAAAAAGGCAGGCATAAAATTGATGATgctcttcaaattaaaccaaattACATAACTTTGaaatatgcaattattttatCTTATAAACAGCTCAAATATACAAATACAAACAGGTCATCGCCCACAGAGATAGCTAAAATATACAATGCATCCCCGCTATTCTTGGCTAATCAAGGAAGCAAATCAAATTACAGGCAATTTCAGGATACTAACATTGACCAGACAAAAAGTGCATCTCATCATAAACTGATGAAGATACCAGAACCACTAAACTTTAGCCCAAATATTATGCGATAGAAACTGTCTTTAGAAGTCCATCAAGATACTCCTTGAGTTTAACTTTTGTTATCGCACCTTCCCTTTTACTATCTGGAACTTCCTTTCCATCTTTGAAGAGAATCAAAGTTGGCAATCCATAAACTTTGAACTCTTCTATGAGCTTGGGATTTGCATCATGATCTATCTTAACAACAGTGATCTTTTCTTTATACTCCTGACAGTTAAGAGAAAAGGAAATACACTGTTAGGGAAAAGCATTTACTTTaaatcaagaacatgaaagacaAAAGTCTGTGATCGCTTAATGATTCTAGATCAACACAAGAAGTTACAATGTCATTATGCTAATGTCTTTTAATGAAAAGAAGCCTCATTCATCGGATCCAGCATgaaaatttctcaatttttaCATATGTCGAAGCTCTATTTTAAGCTACAGAGTTGTCCCATGGTGCTTTCTAGCTTAAAGGCTTTTGGGCACTGCACTAGAGACATCATAGCTTGGAATGTCTTTTTTCGTTTGCTTTAGCAAGTTGACGAAGAGTTCCCAAAGATTGACTTAATCTTTGCTTTTCTTATTTGTCATGATCTAAAATGATACCAGTAATAATGTGGAAGGAAGCAAAACATATAAAACCAAGTTTCTTCTCTATATATACAGGGAAAAGGGCATGATCTAGAAGTTATTTCAGTGAAAATCTAACATTTCATTGAATTATACTACATGAGGTATCAAAGCAAAGGGCACAAAGCAAATGATTCAGATACCTTGTACTCAATGCTTgagattaaaaaataaaaaccttTAAAACCCGAATAGACAAAGTAGTCCTATATTGAGTCTAAAATTAAGCCCTAGGATTTGTTTGTTGCGGCAGAATGCTGTATTTGCTTAATATTTACCAATAGAATTTAATCCAATTCATCTCAGCGTTTGACAAAAATACATGTGCAACTATCACATTTATACATGTGACCTTCTACTACTCATGAGACTATTTGGTGGAGGATTTTCTGTGAAACATGTTTTGTCCTGGGAGATGAATTATTATATTTCGCACCCAAGAGTGTGGTCTAGTGTTCAATGAAGTAGGAGGAGAACCATGAGGAGGTCTTAGGTTCAAAACCCAACGGAGTAAAAAAAACACTATGGTAATTTTTTCCCGTTAGTATAAGCCTTGCCGAACAGAGTTAACCGATACTTGTTCTAGTGTGAGGTACCATAAACACAGTAGAATAGTCGAGGTGCATGTAAGCTGGCCCAGACACCATTTTTATCATATATAATACTTCCCCCGCACCAATTAATGTGATGCACTTTTGTTTTTAGTCTATCCAAAAAGAGTGATATCTTTCTGTATTTAGAAACAATTTCACTTTATACTCTTCATTTATCCTTGATGAGATGGTTTATAGCCACATAAATATCTATGACTTGTTTTAgaacacaagtttcaaaagttcttttctttcttaaacCCTATGCTCGGTCAAGGtgcatcacataaattgggacagaaGAGCACTTAATAAGTTTCCATATATCGCCTTGAACAAAACATTTCAATAACTCAAGTTAAGAAAACATCACAAATGATTTTTGAGACAAAAAATAATTACTTTCCATCATACTAACCACACATACATCAGTTTAACATGCTCAATGAAGAAAGAAATTGACAAGGGGGAAATTGAAGCTTTAATGCAATATAATTCCAATAACACTACCTAAATAAAGACGTAAAAAAGAATAAGAACAACCTCAGCAACGGATTCCATAGCAGGACCAATCAAGCGGCAGGGCCCACACCAAGTGGCAACGAACTCCACAAGGACAGGACGATCAGACTTCAAAACGACGTCGGAGAACTCATCCTCCTTAATCTCCCTTAAGCCACCACACCTTATCCTCAAAgtcgtcgaagaagaagaagttctAAAGCCTGGCTTCCCTCGAGTTCCATTAGATAACCAGAGCTTCTTGcaaaccaaagaagaagaagaagtgaatGAGCACGTTGTATTAACGGAGGATTTAAGTGAACAACGAACCGGAGATAATGGCAAAGGATAAGGAACCCTTGAGGTTGAGGTGGTGGAAGCCATTGCTGCCATCGCTGAATGCTTTGACCGTTCCCCAATGGAAACTTCAGGTTATCGCTAAAGGAGTAAAGAAGGTTCGGTCCACAACTTCGTTAGCGAGGCAGAATTAGATGCTCTGCGCACCAAGAATGTACAAAACGGTCTCCAATGGTACACCGACACGTACGTAGATTAAGTTGGTGTTAGCATGTTACatattataataattttcaagTAAAATATCTAATTGTCGATTTAAAATCACAATtgactttttcaaatttttggaaaatatttttcatatgcTAGAAATtacataaaagtaaaataaattgtattttttataattaacaAAGTTAacaatttttttgaaatattttactacataaattatttaatttttaaaaatactaatattATAATGAGATGGGAAAGAGTGATTATATTGTAATGTACGTCAAGAAAAGTATATTATCAGCAAATTAATTGAAAATTAAGGAATTATTGCTAATAATAGGGTAATAGTGACACCTCATTTATGTATCAAAAAATGAATATTACCATAATTCGATTTACCATGATCAAACTTTGACAGTTTTTTTAAGACTTTAAGCTTAAAAGTACCAAAATAGTTAACGATATGCAAGATTTAACATCTTAACCACAAATTACATAAAAGTGCAACTTTATACATTCTAAAACAATAGATACATGACGTGGCGGGAATTTATTGAATAAAATGGGGCAAGTGGTGTACTGCGTTCTAAAGTGGAGATAGCTCAGCTTTGGTTTGGGTGGCTAGAATGTGCATACGTGGATCCTCAAGGTGACATGATGAACAGAAGCCTCCTGTGTACCATTTTATGTGATCTTTATTTATCTTTGACAAGTTATATTATCTTTGGGCATACATTACCGGCCCATTCAACGTTGTATCGatttttattttggcactctatcttttttttgtttcattttagtCCTCCAACTCTATTTTATACGTTTCATCTCCAACTCTATTTCTTATGTTCCACTTTAACACAAAAGCTAAAATCAGTATAAAAAATACAGcgcgtgtatatatataaatctgaggtgtaataaatatccaattaaatgTTGCCACCTAATTTTTTATTCATGTCATACGGGTCAATACTAAAATACATGAACCCGACCGTATTTTTTCATCCATTGTAGCCCCATCTTCATTCTCTAAGTTCCAAAGTTTTCATCTGTCGATTTCATACCTGACTCGTTTAGATGAAATAAACCCACAAAAAATATGGTCGGGTTTAGGTATTTTAGTATTAACCTGTTTGATATGGATGAAAACCAGGTGACAACATTTAATTTATATCTCAGATTTATGTATACACATGTGCTATATTTTTTGCACTGATTTCAACTTCTGTATTAAAGTGGAAGATAAAAAATAGAGTTGGAGAGCCAAAATGAAACAAGGTAgaaataaaatgcaaaaaatggtaCCAAGTTGAATGCGTTGCATATGTATTTGGCCTATTATCTTTTTTTGGCTAATAAGTTATATTATCTTTTCAAGTTATCTTATCAACTTTTGTCGATTTCTGATTCTAGAAGTTcgtatttgcaaaaaaaaaacagaaattatAAAAGATTGTAAATCGTAATGCTCTTCTTAATTTAAGCTTTTTGTCATGTAAATTAGTTTCAAAAATGACTTGAGAATTAATGTatgaatttgtaaaagaaataaaataaatttgtttTCGTATTTTGAACTTATATTTTAGAAAATGTAgcttaaaaacataaaaaaacaaagaaatagaaaagGCATGAAGAGGTTCAAAATGCTGTGTCttttgtaaaatatttaaaagatggCAAGAATATTGAGAGAAAATATAGAAAGggagtttttttttccttctgcAGGTGTACATTAGTAGGGCTAAAATACCTTATAGGTGAATAATTTAATAGATCCATATAATATGAATGGTTCAAGAATAAGACACAAAAAAGTACTAAATGGATATTTACAATTCAATATATATGGAACACTTTCACTAAATATTTATTCATAAATAACATGTCTTGttaaaatttaacaaaaaaaatacatatatttatcGATGCACACTGATAGTATCGTCATTAAAAGAAATCTTATCAAACTAACTAATCAGCGAGTTCAAACGTTGGTTAAGCAAATTAATATATTCTGTATTTTACGATTCATGATAAAGCATCACTTAATATCTCTAAAATAATGTATCCTAATTTTTGTATACCAACTTCTCAACTGTTGAGGTTGATAATGAATTATTAAACAAATCTACCGAGACATCATTTGAATAATTATATTGAACATCTTTCACAAATCTTTTGAAGCACACAATGTTTACCAGGAAAATAGATTATTCGATCGCTTTAACAATTACTTTGATTTTGATTTAAAAAAGGCGGTAAAAGATAAGTAAATCATAAATGGTTCAAAACTCTTTATCAACTGGGATGATCCGTATGAACCATAAGAAAACTTGAGATAAAAGAGACATCAATGAATAATAACACAAGGCTAGAGATCCAAATGAAATATAGGAATGAGCTTTTTGTATTAGCTAATGTTCTTTTTTCTAAAAATGATACACACACAAAAAGTGTGAGGGGGAGTTTTATGTGATGGATCTCCTCTCTAGCTTCACTAAGAAGCTATTTATATAAATAAGAAAATACATTTTTCGTGATTAGACCCTTCGATAATGGGAAAAAGACTGTTGGAAAGATTATGGTTCAGCACAAAGCTCGATGATGGGATGTCGGAGGATTGGTGAGAATGCACTCCAGCTAATGCTAGGGTCAAGGCCGAAAGAAAAAGATATGTTGGATCCGGAGTCATTGCGCAACCGATCAATGATGTCCTCATCCATCTCGTGACAGCAACGTAGCCTTGAGATATTGATGACCATGATCTTGAAGCCCCCAATCGGGGTCACTAGCCATGATATCATGAGTGCCGAATTTCTACTGGGTCCAGACTTTCTCGTGTCACATCCCTGTTGATCCACCTAGTATGTCCGAATTTTTACTCATACAGATAGTCCTCCACTTTTCAGATACTTGATGAAACATATTCGGGAAGTGGAAGAGTAACAAAATTCCTTGGAGGGGAGGAAATGTGAACAAACTCCTGACATATGATGACCGACATACGCTGCTGCATACTCGATGGGCTGCGAATATGCATCCTTTCGCATTTAAAGCCCCTATCACCTGTCTGTTCGTATACAACGCCTCTACCACGCGTTGAATCTTGAATGGATTACCCCAAATACCTTAAATGAGGTCATAAAGAGGCACATTTTCGATATCTTTATAAACCCCTCTTTTTCCCACTTCATCACTTTCTCTTCGaatcttttgatttcaaaattccCTCTTTGTTGCCCTCTCTTTCTCGGCCTCCTTCTTTATCTTTCCTAAACCTTTATCTTTGTTTTCAGTAAGCTTCCCTCATCTACCATCTGATCTAGAAAGTTCTAACCCTTCCCCTTCTACTGTAAATCTACCAAGGACGGTAACCGTGTTGGAGGTTTATGCGGCAGAAAATCGAGAGAACTTGTTGCGAAACAGCCCCCATCTTCAGGGAAGAAAACAAAACTGCCCCCCAAGCTACTCCCTATTGCGCTGGTGGAGATAATCCCCAAGAGTTAGGATTTTACCCGAGATTGCTCCACTAGGTCGGTCCTAAAATCCGAGACAAGATTGTGGAGTATCTCATTTCTCTCATTACTCTAGATATTCTGCCAAGGGTTACAGAAGAATTCTTCTACAAAGATAAAGGGGCCCAAAATCGGGCTCTGACTTCATACGGTCGGGTTTCAAGCAGCCAACACGGCTCTCTATTTATCTATATGTAACTGTTCACTCTAGGCTTTTACCGGCCGATTAATCCGATAATATTGGATTTTTATCTTCGATACTGGGTATATTTAGTACAAGTTTGCCCCATCATTTGGAGGATAGTCGGTTACCTTACATATTTTTGTGCTAAGACAAATACTCCCCTAACTCTCGAGCATCTCATAAGCCTCTATAAACCCAAGAACTTCAAAGGCGGCATTTTTATGTTGTTCGACCGTGGAGGCAATAAAATTCTTATCAACATGAATGACGACAACGGTCGGGATTGGATAAACCAGTTCATTGTAATCCCCACTGTTGACATCATCCCGAAGACGCACATACCGTTTTTGTTGTCCTGGAACTATTCACGTAAGTGTTCTACTCCCTTCCTCCAATTATTGCTTTATTCATTTTCTGTGTGCTCATGTCGCTTTTTTGGATATCATAGCCTATTATTGGGCCCCCGAAAGTTATTTGGATCTACTTGCTTGGATACAGAATATTCTAGATCTTACTGAAACAACCCCGAATACCCAACTCAGACTTGGAAGTTTGTGGCCAAAATCACTGGTGAAAGCCCAAGCATCATGGTAAGTATCTTTTACTTCCATACTTTTCCCCTTTTGCCGTCAATTTGGACTCTAACTTCCCTTCATCTTTCTGCATGGCTTCTAACCAAGAAGGTCCCTCACAGCGTGTCGAATTCCCGGACACTTGAGGATATGGTCGAGGGTCTCAAAAAGAGGTCTTGCTTCTCTACTGCTAGCTCTATATCCCCTTAAAAGAAGCAAAAGACAAAGAAGGGGAAGCACCTTGACCCCGTTAAGGAGGGCGATGAAGTGTTGGTCCGGAGGTTGAGGACCTAGGAGGTTCATTCTTGCCTCGTAGATGAGGGGTATAACGACGTGATCAATGTGGTCGACAGTGAGGAAGAAGCTCTAGTTATTGCTGCTATGATCTCGACTTTGGAGTTTCGTCCCATCGGGGGAGAGATCCTTGTCCCTATCGAACCTCTAGTTGCTAAATGAGATCAAATTACTTTCGTGTCAAGGCCCAAAATTCTGAGCAGCCGGCATTCCCGGTCCCTTAATGCTCTCCATACAGCTTGATCATTTAAAAACTAGAGCACAAAGGGTCTTCATGTGATCAGAGAATGGATCCAGTCAACCTCCAGACCCTAGAGAAAATGAGTCCTCTTCCATGGATGGTTCAACAAAACGTCCAGGTTGCTAGCCCTATAGGTTTGATGATCAAGAACGGATGAATAAGAAGCCAGTTGAAGATCTCTTGAATGAGTCAATACATGCTTCCTGAAGGTAACATCTTTTTTCTCTTTAATACATTCGCGCTTTTACTCCTTTCTTAACTCATTCTCTTCATAGATTCATGTGGCTTCTTCTGCAATCCTCCAAAACTACTGGGTCGAGAAGGCGGGATGTCTTAAGGGGTTAGGAGCATTGAAGTCGTAGCTATCAGCATGTGAGTAAGAACTGCTGGCGGCAATAAACGAGATGGAGGCCCGTGGGCGACAAATTGCTGAGGCTTGGGAAGTTATTGGCACATAGAAGTAGCAAGTTTTGAAATTTAAGGGAAAGTTTGCTACCTTCATCACTCATGAATTTAAGCTCTACGCCAAGGTTCAATCTTACGAGTTGAAAGTTTTTCGCTAGGAGCAATAACAAGCTCTTCTTATCGAGGAGATAAGCTGGCTAAAACAAGAGTTCGAAAACTCTAAAGGAAGAGCAAAAATCCTCGAGACCGAGCTGCACACTTTCGCTGCCCGAGGAATGGACCTACAAGCTTAGCTCAATGATTCCAAATCTTGTGAGGAGGATATTTTACGAGAGAATGCCCGGGTAGTTGAAAAGGCCAATATTGAAACTAAAAAAACAGACCTTCAAAGTACCGCGAGTCAGCTAGGTGCCCGGAGGGAAGTTCTGGAAAAGGTTGTCTCCGATGTCGTGGATCCTACTAAAAGGCTTAAGGAGGTTCTGGTCCTTGAAGTCAATGCTTTGGCCGCCTGAAATCCTATCATAATTCTTCAAAGGGCGACCTTGATTCGTAGAACTTGTCCGGCAGGGACAATGATGTTGTTGAAGAAAGTAATGCAGGACCAAGTTATCCTTCGCCAGATCCTGGCCCTTCTACTTCTACCTCTCAACATGTCGTAGGCATTTCCGGGACCTCCCAATGATATTAAGTTTGCTTAGTCTTCCATAGTAGTCTTATTTGTATATATTCTATTTAGATTTTTGGCCACCTGGGTCCGATGTTTTAGACCCATAGTGCGTGAACGATGTTTTCTCCTAACGAACAAAATCTAAATTTTTCCCGGCTATAATGTAACCGGGTTATTTTTATGAATGTCTACTTGCTTTCTTTTGCACTTTTCCTGATTGTATTGATATATTCTTGATACTTAGCTTtatttggcaatttgatcatgcCCCCGGGTCATCTCACTAGCCATGTTGAACACGGATAACAACTTTGTGGCCGAAATTATCTTATCAACCAGCTACATCTTTTTAGAATCCGGAGTTCGATGATATTAGCTGAACTACTGGATCAATTAGCACACATTTAATATAGAATCTTAAACATTAAGAGATTATTAGTGCATCATATTTCTCTTTTCGGGAAGGATGGAGACTTTGTCTTTTTGGAAGCTGAATAGGTGACACCACTGACCACTTACCCACCAAAAATCATATATATTGTCTTCTTCAGTGATATTGGCTTCCTTGGTTCCTTATTGTTCCGGTTTCTACTCAGATTCTACTTGGCTCGACCAGTGAGAAATTCCTTCAAGTGCCCAGTCCTGAGTAACTACGCCACTTCAGCTCGCAGTCCCCGCTCAAGTGCCTATGTGTATTGTAGAAATCAAACCAAACATCTTGGTTCCTCTTGTCTAGGTTGGAGAGGATCTCCCTCGGGAACTTGGCCTCTTTTATATCTTTCAAGGTCGTCACAAGTTGAGCGAGCCCAATGTTGAAATTATATTCAGACAACCTTGGGGACCCCTGATCTTTTAGTGGTAGCCCGGAGGGTCCTGCCACGTCTCTCCTAACCAGCCCTTCGCTACTCCTAATGGGATTCGATCTCGAGCTCGATCCCTATTGTTGAGGGGATGAATAAGTCGAACAGGCCCTTAGATTCTTTCTGATTTTAGTACGGTTTTTGGCCTTTCTTGGAAGCGACCTTTCACTTCAATTGACACCAGAATTCAGAGGACATATTTTATTCGCATCTTGAATGTACACATGTGTTTGATTCATTCCAAGTCTTAGTAGGAAAATCTCACAGGCTCTCTTTTAACTTCCACGAAGCGTTGGAGCTATTTGGATTCAAACAATGGGTAAATGTCGTTGCAGCCCAATCTTCCTGTATAGTGGGTAGCATTATTCTTTCTTATTGGAATCTCTCCACAAAGTTTCGGAgtaactcccccccccccccctattgttttattttgaagatgTCTTCCTTATGGGTTTCGACCTTCCAGGCCCCAATATGAGCCTTCACAAATACATTTGCAAGTAtagaaaaagaattaataaaatATTCAGGTAAATGTGTATACCAAGTTAAAGCTCTCTTTGTAAGCATTTGGCCAAAATTTTTAGCATGACAGATTTCATCTCGTCTGACTGTAAGTCATTCACGTTGATGCTAGTTGTACAGGCTGCCACATGCTTTTGCGAATCCGTTGTTCCATCTTATCTCGGCACATCTAGCATCTTGAATCTTTTCAAGATGAACGCTAGAGGAGCACTTGGTTTAAATGGTAGTTTTGAATACTATTTTGTGTTTGCGCCTCTAACAACCGATGGGGCCCTAGGTACCTAATCTATATGGGTGTGTATCTCCTACACGAAGCTGAAGAGAACAACCCTGtatatttctttttatgtttGCACGGTTGCGAATTTGCTTATTCCAACCCCCGACCACGAGGGACCTTTGTAGCTACTATGTTAGTTACAATATCTATTGGGGTCTTAGACACTATGGAATGGCGAGATATGACTGTTCTAGGGTGAATGTTATTGGTGAAAGAGGCCATAACATTCTCTATACGTGTCATGAATGTGTTTAGTACAACCAGCGTGTCTTCCACCACTTTCTCGAGCCCAAAACTCTTCTTGCGATACATCCCCGCTACCCTAGAATGATGTCGTTGACCTATTCGTGGGGAATATCATTC is from Nicotiana tabacum cultivar K326 chromosome 18, ASM71507v2, whole genome shotgun sequence and encodes:
- the LOC107826635 gene encoding thioredoxin X, chloroplastic yields the protein MAAMASTTSTSRVPYPLPLSPVRCSLKSSVNTTCSFTSSSSLVCKKLWLSNGTRGKPGFRTSSSSTTLRIRCGGLREIKEDEFSDVVLKSDRPVLVEFVATWCGPCRLIGPAMESVAEEYKEKITVVKIDHDANPKLIEEFKVYGLPTLILFKDGKEVPDSKREGAITKVKLKEYLDGLLKTVSIA